The nucleotide window ATCCGGAAGTCGGCACCGCCGAGTTCGGAGTCCTCGACCCAGATACGTCCACCCGACCTCTCTACTATCCTGTCCACGAGGAATAGCCCCATCCCTTCGCCGTGGCGGA belongs to Candidatus Afararchaeum irisae and includes:
- a CDS encoding ATP-binding protein; the encoded protein is MGLFLVDRIVERSGGRIWVEDSELGGADFRMELRRV